The Scomber japonicus isolate fScoJap1 chromosome 8, fScoJap1.pri, whole genome shotgun sequence genome has a segment encoding these proteins:
- the slc34a1b gene encoding sodium-dependent phosphate transport protein 2A — protein sequence MSSRAITIVSSGRTTGLDHNGLRMHSTQLSSQPKFPLEDDRESGIGSTLDLTSSFEGYRQHTNHQSNKPSLEEADRLPKEKGASQQTSVESSNRIKQVIINLSKIPLLFILLFFFVCSLDTLSSAFQLAGGKVAGDIFQDNAVLSNPVAGLVVGILVTVLVQSSSTSTSIVVSLVASGLLEVRSAVPVIMGSNIGTSVTNTIVAMMQAAERTEFQRAFAGATIHDCFNWLSVLVLLPLEVVSGLMTRLSHLLVTSFSLQPGEEAPELLKVLTEPVTKLIIQLDKCVITGLALGNEDMRNRSLVKEWCQTDLVMANRNMSTSPESCSPNHDHLQRCTHLFVSTQLSDLTVGLILLAGSLVILCTCLLLMVKLLNSLLKGQVAKAIQTVINTDLPYPFGWLAGYVAMFVGAGVTFVVQSSSVFTSAMTPLVGIGVISLERAYPLTIGSNIGTTATALLAALASPGNKLAAAIQIALCHLFFNVFGILLWYPLPFTRLPISMARVLGERTAKYRWFAVLYLLLCFLLLPSLVLGLSLAGWRVMAGVGAPFLGVIIFIAMINLMQAHSPRHLPTKLQTWDFLPQWMRSLKPLDRLITKATVCCSFSCEEGKGEEEEDMSAQTSSIDPKMESAQRKVELAYDNPVLEYLDEQRPGVRVIKLKGLERCNSTPL from the exons ATGTCCTCTCGAGCTATAACTATAGTATCCTCTGGAAGGACCACAGGGCTGGACCACAATG GTTTGAGGATGCACAGCACTCAGCTCTCCTCACAGCCCAAATTCCCACTAGAAGATGACAGGGAGTCCGGCATCGGCTCCACCCTTGACCTGACCAGCAGCTTTGAGGGATACCGCCAACATACCAATCACCAGTCCAACAAACCTTCACTCGAGGAGGCAGACAGACTCCCTAAAGAGAAAG GTGCCTCTCAACAAACCTCAGTAGAAAGTTCGAACAGGATTAAGCAAGTCATTATCAATCTATCCAAGatccctctcctcttcatcctcctcttcttttttgtttgctcCTTGGACACTCTGAGCTCGGCCTTCCAATTAGCAGGGG GTAAAGTAGCAGGGGACATTTTCCAGGACAATGCGGTGCTGTCTAACCCTGTGGCGGGGCTGGTGGTGGGGATCTTGGTTACTGTGCTGGTTCAGAGCtcatccacttccacttccatcGTCGTCAGTCTAGTGGCCTCTGGAC TGTTGGAAGTGAGGTCAGCTGTCCCAGTCATCATGGGATCCAATATTGGGACTTCAGTCACGAACACCATCGTCGCCATGATGCAAGCCGCAGAGAGGACTGAGTTTCAACG TGCTTTTGCCGGGGCAACAATCCATGACTGTTTCAACTGGCTGTCAGTCCTGGTTCTGTTGCCGCTGGAGGTGGTGAGTGGCCTCATGACCCGGCTGTCGCACCTGCTTGTCACCAGCTTCAGTCTCCAACCTGGGGAAGAGGCACCTGAGCTGCTCAAGGTCCTAACTGAACCAGTCACCAAGCTAATCATACAG CTCGACAAGTGTGTGATCACGGGGCTCGCCTTGGGAAATGAGGACATGAGGAACAGGAGCCTGGTGAAAGAATGGTGCCAGACTGACCTCGTTATG gcAAATAGAAATATGAGCACTAGTCCTGAAAGCTGTAGCCCCAACCATGACCATTTGCAAAGAT gtacacatttgtttgtgtctacCCAGCTGTCAGACCTGACCGTGGGTCTGATTCTCCTGGCAGGCTCCCTGGTCATCCTCTGCACCTGTCTGCTGCTTATGGTCAAGCTGCTGAACTCTCTTCTCAAAGGCCAAGTAGCGAAGGCCATCCAGACAGTCATCAACACAG ACCTGCCATATCCGTTTGGGTGGCTGGCAGGATACGTGGCTATGTTTGTGGGTGCAGGGGTGACATTTGTGGTCCAGAGTAGCTCTGTATTCACTTCAGCAATGACTCCACTGGTAG GTATTGGTGTGATCAGTCTGGAGCGGGCCTATCCTCTCACCATTGGGTCCAACATCGGTACAACTGCCACAGCCCTGCTGGCAGCTCTAGCGAGTCCAGGGAACAAGCTGGCTGCTGCTATACAA ATCGCCCTCTGTCACCTCTTCTTTAACGTCTTTGGCATTCTGCTGTGGTATCCTCTTCCCTTCACACGTCTGCCCATAAGTATGGCTCGTGTCCTGGGTGAGCGCACTGCCAAGTACCGCTGGTTTGCAGTTCTGTATCTTCTCCTTTGCTTCTTGCTGCTGCCCTCGTTGGTGCTGGGTCTTTCGCTGGCTGGCTGGAGGGTGATGGCCGGGGTCGGGGCTCCTTTCCTGGGCGTGATCATCTTTATTGCCATGATAAATTTAATGCAGGCTCACAGCCCCCGTCACCTGCCAACCAAGCTCCAGACCTGGGATTTCCTCCCTCAGTGGATGCGCTCTCTCAAACCGCTTGACCGCCTGATCACCAAGGCAActgtgtgctgcagcttttcatgtgaggaggggaagggagaggaagaagaggacatGTCAGCACAGACATCCTCTATTGACCCAAAGATGGAGTCAGCCCAGAGGAAGGTAGAGCTGGCATATGATAACCCAGTCCTTGAGTACCTGGATGAGCAAAGACCAGGTGTTCGGGTAATAAAGTTAAAAGGGTTAGAGAGGTGCAACAGCACTCCACTGTAG